TATAGCAATTCATCACAATTGGCCAGTTGAACAACTGGATGTGAACAATGAATTCCTACATGGCGATCTTCATGAAGAAGTTTATATGTCTATTCCAAAATGATACAACAAACAAATGCCACCTAACTCAGTTTGCAAGCTCACCAAGTCCCTCTATGGGTTAAAACAAGCAAATAGATAATGGTTTACATAACTCACTGCCTTTATTTTGGATATCAGTTTTAAACAGAGTTATGAAGACACATCTCTTTCTAACATACAAGAAAGACAACAACTTTATAGCTTTAGTCATCTATGTTGATGACTTATTGTTAACAGGAAATAACACCACCCTAATGGCAAATGTGAAGAGTCAACTACATGACAAATTCAGTATTAAGGATTTGGATCAAGTAAACTATTACTTAGGCATAAAATTTCTCAGAAAAAAAGATGGTTTCACAATAACACAAAGGAAATATGCCCTTGAGTTGTTACACATAGAAAGTATTCTAGATGAAAAGCCATCAGATGTTCCTATTGATCCCAACACTAAACTGATAGATGAAGCAGGACAAATCCTAGATGATCCAACAATGTACTAAACATTAGTAAGCAAGCTTATATACATCACAATTACTAGACCGGATATCTCCTTTGTAACATAAATACTAAGTCAATTCAGTCAATAACCAAGAACTGGACACTTACAGGGACTCTTCAAAGTCCTAAGATACATCAAATTATGTCCAGCTCAGGGTCTTCACTTTCCATAACACCAATCTTCTACTAAAAGCGTATTGTGATAGTGATTGGGGTAACTGTACTATCACAAGGAGGTTTATCACTGGCTACTGTGTGTTCTTAGGTTCATGTCTTATCTCTTAGAAATCTAAGAAACAAAGTGTAGTCTCAAGATCTTTTATAAAAGCTGAATACAGGGTACTGCAGATTGTACGTGTGAGATCACATGGCTACAAAGCTTAATTAATGATTTCCAAATCAAAGTACCACTTCCAATACCTATACTGTGTGATACTGAATCTATAATTGCTTTAGCATCCAACCCGGTTCAACATGCTAGGACCAAACACATTGAGATTGACTGTCATTTTGTAAGGGATATAATCAAGGCAGGTTAGATACAAACACTAACCATCACTTCTCCCCCTCAAGTTGCAGATGTGCTCACAAAATCATTAAGCAAATAACCATTTCACCATTGCATTGACAAGTTTGGCATATGTAATCCATACACATTGCCAACTTGCAGGGGGAGTAATAAAGATATAACTAAGATCAACTCAATCAGCTTAATAATCTCCGCTCAAGCCAACAAATGCAGAAGCCATCTTATTCCAGTCACTGTATATAGCTGATTATAAGTGAATGTATAGGGTCAATGTTATTCAACTCTGCAAATAGTCAAAGTTTGTTATTTATTAGTTAGATCAGGCAATGTTGTATAAATAGCCTGTAATTGATCATTCTTGTAACGAATTCTGTTTTAATCAATGAAATTAAGTTGAATTCTGTTTACTGTTAAATATATCTCAAATACTTCTCGCTGCAACTTGTGAGCTGAAATTCCACTTGCTCATTATACATTCCTATGACTATTCTATTAATGTTATATACGAGTGTGAGAGTGTGCACGCACGGATGCTCGCGTGATAAACTTAAATGACTAATGTacgatatgatttttttttttgaaaggcaaaccaaATTTTATATCACCACAAAAGATTACAACAAGTAGTTCTAAGACATTATGTCTTGAACAAACcaatacaattacaattacaaagaCTCGCGACTAGTTGCAAGGTAAGCAACTCAAATCCTACACACTAACTATGTACAAGATCATGAACTATTTAAATAGCATCCCGGATTAGATAACCATGTGAGCCAATCTAACTTCTTTCCTTTCGATCTATTAGAGATCCACCCGAATGACATAACTTGGATCTCATTTAACGCGACTGATCCGTTCCAAATTTTTCCTTAGTTTATTTTGTTGTTCCTATTCTTCCATATGAGATACGCGCAAACCCATTTTGTGGCTTGCCACACTTTACTACCACGACTTATTGATGAAACGTTGCTATATTCATTTACAATTTCGGATACTCTATAACTTGAGAAATTACCTAAGCCCCACCATCTAAACAATATTTCCCATATTTCAAGGGCATGCTTACAAAAGATGAGCATATGGTCAACCGATTCTTAATCGTCGTCGCATAAGGGGCAACGAATACTATCTAGATCGATACCCTTTTGTAACGatagctccaaatctatatggacgaatacgtcattcatcaatttcattgcgagatatttgacctctatatgatacgttttataaacattgcattcttttgaaaaggtataccataaatgaatatttaaatccaaggttttcgacatctgatgatttctacatatagacaatcaccgtaaataatggtttacaataatacttccgttgacaatgcagtcagaataagatacatggtgatggttttgtgaatgcaacgttttatcgaataaagcatgtatgactccatgcacatagcttgtataacatataagcaaacaacggaagacttctaggaacctgagaataaacatgcttacaagtgtcaacacaaaggttggtgagttcatagttttaatgtatcgcataatctgtatataaaggtggatcacaagatttcagttgtttcatccagaaatgtttatcaaaatattctacaagattgagcaccctggtaactaaactttaacgttataataagtacccctgttttaacatacatgcaaccaacatgtacaatacacgcaatccaacgtgtactaaactcaaatagcatacgtctgttttatagttcaggctagggtttctatacctggaacagacggggatgtcaagccctatggatccatatataactactcgcgcccaccagttcttataaccgacagttactagttaccaaagctaagggattttcggttcaaactcggtgtagaatttagtatgtacttgtatccattacgtttaaaataaagtgcatgtattctcagcccaaaaatatatatcgcaaaagcaattaaaaagggagcaaataaaactcaccttagcagcacataaggtcattcaccgaaatgtgaccgaaactcggaataccaaataaccgtagatctcaacctagagaacatatgttggtcaataaatgtctaacaagctaggtcaagtcatagtgtatcacaatcctaatgctcgagatcgacatacaaaagttatcaaaagtcatttcaaaaagtcaattttgacaattgttcaacgagacgtgctttatataaggattcatttactcggctggtaatatctaaaaatccaatttatcaatctcatagacaagttgtttaaatttacaatttcaattatcgtcaaacataattcagttgaccatatcttttaatccgttcatcgaaatcacgcaatttcaaaatgaaaagttaataatttttcgccagctttccaaaaacatgcatatcatatactttttatcagtagcatatgtatcaaattcatgattcatcataaactatctaatgacaaaattaaagcatacaaacatgcataaacatatatactcgagcactagacatgtatacactattaatatataaaagataagatatgaatgctcacgtatcaatattgtgattcaatattgcaggaaagtacgtagacgcaacggagataataaacactaggtttgacctttgactcatggtcataacccTCAAGCAATACCCAAAACCTTGATAGCTAtatcccatagtttccttagctctaattCGTTTAAAAACCCATTTTGTAAGCATGCGAGcaaaacctcatcgtagtattttatgtataaaaatactaataatagtaatactaatactcctaataattaataatatatatatatatatatatgtaagtacgaGAGAGATAGATGAAATATGTGAATGATTCGAGCAgaacgatcgagcttttatagatagTTTCTGGCCAGGgtcaccatgcaatcgcatggctcccTAGTTCttctcccatgcgatcacatgggcagCAGGTACCAGCTCATCATGTTTTGTTTTACGCTGCCGagagttttatatatttattaaatatttatatatttaatctatataattaaatatatattatattatatttacgtacatagatgacttgtaaatttagttccaaaaACTTGTACGTTGACacccgacttatgtcccggttccggtttctcgaacgcatttttgtacggttagaaaactagtactttacgtttcgcgactcagaatatagacttaaattatccataaactatatcactcgaaatataacttatacatttgagtgttttggtcatttacttctataaatcatcttctcgttatttacaataataatagtattatcaaacgttttataaccaattTAATATATATtcgataaacacgttttaaatacacgtcgcaagttattcatgcaattaatattccaacctatcataaatattcaaatagatatttaaactaataagtttaatgcacagtatcatataattaataccttgttacgctttcaagttatagtatatatgtatctatttacatataattgttcgcgaatcgtcgagaacaaccgaagggtatttgaatatatgaaagtagttcaaaaattttgagattcagttttacagactttgcttatcgtgttggaaatgttaatcatacaaagattaagtttaaatttggtctgaaatttccgggtcgtcacagtacctacccgttaaagaaatttcgtcccgaaatttgagtgaggtcgtcatggctaacaataaaaatgttttcatgacgtatatgagtcgataaatagagttttctcaccattgaataatatggataaaacaatccaattactcgaagcgtatgagagaagttatcgtaaaagagtgaaatgaaggaatagagattcgtattaacctttgacgtattaacgattgattttcggaatctaAGGAATAGAAAATTTCATAATctcaataagatttgattctttgtaaattgcggaaattaggattttctttgcttaaatgcgtaatttgcctcgactgctgtgtccgatattttgctataaattgaccacttccgtttcattattttcaccactcctatatcttctttctcatttcatacttccaaaagattgtgaaaatacttcatccagttctgatccttgaactCATTCTGACTATCactacaatcatccttctattccaactcccaccggaggaatctgtttacttctacttcgctcttggggtagtggttttcataatccttccttgcatttgtctttccataattattgacatctacggttaatgatctcttctatttgctatgatttatactcctatttatatttcgaagctttgtgttattgttttctcttcccgatcttaagtcaagcggataatggtccatgaaatgtcccgttcatattgattataaacgttccatattaattgatttcgttgcgaggttttgacctctatatgagacgtttttcaaagactgcattcatttttaaaacaaccataacctttattttatcaataaaggtttcaaaagcattacgtagattatcaaataatgataatctgaaatatactgtttacacatgaccattacataatggtttacaatagaaatatattacatcgacatatgtttcttgaatgcagtttttacacaatatcatacaaacatggactccaaatcttgtccttattttagtatgcaacagcggaagctcttagtattcacctgagaataaacatgctttaaacgtcaacaaaaatgttggtgagttataggtttaacctatatatatcaaatcgtaacaatagaccacaagatttcatttttcaatacgcatcccatacatagagataaaaaatcattcatatggtgaacacctggtaaccaacattaacaagatgcatatatgagaatatccccatcattccgggacacccttcggatatgatataaatttcgaagtactaaagcatccggtactttggatggagtttgttaggcccaatagatctatctttaggattcgcgtcaattagggtgtctgttccctaattcttagattaccagacttaataaaaaagggcatattcgattttgataattcaaccatagaatgtagtttcacgtacttgtgtctattttgtaaatcatttataaaacctgcatgtattgtcatcccaaaaatattagattttaaaagtgggactataactcactttcacagatatttccttcctcggaaataagacttggccacggattgattcacgaacctatacaaatatgtacatatatatcaaagtatgatcaacatataattacaaccatttttattatgttttaaagatttgagtgtattaagtcagctgtcctcgttaataacctacaactagttgtccacagttagatgtacagaaataaatcgatatatattatcttgaatcaatccatgacccagtgtatacacgtctcaggatagatcacaactcaaagtatatatatttttggaatcaacctcaaccctgtatagctaactccaacattactgcatatagagtgtctatggttgttccaaataatatatatacatgggtcaatatgatatgtcaaaacatttgcatacgtgtctatggtatcccaagattacataatatattagaatacatgtataatacaatataagttagctagtatatgacttgtatagatttgttaaacatttcccgtagctaaaaagatcaaaaatattcaatcttgttttacccataacttcttcattttaaatccgttttaagtgaatcaaattgctatggtttcatattgaactctaatttaagaatccaaacataaaaagtataggtttatagtatgaaatttaagttacatgtcaattactaaagaggtagtcatttccgtcgaaagaacgacatcttgatgaccattttgaaaaacatactttcactttgagtttaaccaagatttttggatatagtttcatgctcatatgaaaaattattttcctagaagaacaacttttaaatcaaagtttatcatagtttttaattatccaaaccaaaacagcccccggtttcactacgacggcgtatatccgattttatggtgttcatcgtgtttccaggttttaaatctttaagttagcatatcatatagatatagaacatgtgtttagttgattttaaaagtcaagttagaaggattaaattttgtttgcgaacaagtttagaattaactaaactatgttctagtgattacaagtttaaaccttcgaataagatagctttatatgtatgaaccgaatgatgttatgaacatcattactacctcaagttttctggataaaactactggaaatgagaaaaatagatctagcttcaaaggatccttggatggcttgaaagttcttgaagcagaatcatgacacgaaaacagttcaagtaagattttcacttgaaataagattgttatagttgtagaaattgaataaaagtttgaatatgaatattaccttgaattagaaagataacctactataaataacaaaggttacttgatcttagatgattacttggaatggattagaaagcttggaagtagacttgcaaacttggaagtattcttgatttttatgaaactatacttatgaaatttatgaagaacacttagaacttgaagatggaacttgagagagaacaattagatgaagaaaattgaagaatgaaagtgtttgtaggtgtttttggtcgttggtatatggattagatataaaggatatgtaattttgttttcatgtaaataagtcatgaatgattactaatatttttgtaattttatgagatatttcatgctagttgccaaatgatggttcccacatgtgttaggtgactcacatgggctgctaagagatgatcattgtagtgtatataccaatagtacatacatctaaaagctgtgtattgtacgagtacgaatacgggtgcatacgagtagaattgttgatgaaactgaacgaggatgtaattgtaagaatttttgttaagtagaagtactttgatatgtgtcttgaagtctttcaaaagtgtaagaatacatatcaagacacaacatgtatatacattctaatggagtcgttaagtcttcgttagtcgttgcatgtaagtgttgttttgaaacctttaagttaacgatctcaattaatgttgttaacccaatgtttattatattaaatgagatgttaaattattatgttatcatgatattatgatgtatgaatatctcttaatatgatatatacattaaaatatcgttacaacgataatcgttacatataagtctcgtttcgtaattcttgagttagtagtcttgtttttacatatgtagttcattgttaacacacttaatgatatatttaaatatcattttatcatgtttaatatagtgtatcaatatcttaatatgatacatatgtatttagtagacgttatcataacgataatcgttatatatatcatttcgagtttcttaacttagtaatctcatttcttatgtatatcacacattgttaatatacttactgagatacttactcatcataatctcatttcaaccatatatatatatatatatatatatatatatgtctatatataccacaacatgtagtttttacaaatttgtaacgttcgtgaatcgccggtcaacttgggtgatcaattgtctatatgaaacttatttcatttaatcaagtcttaacaagtttgattgcttaacacattggaaacatttagtcatgtaaatatcaatctcaattaatatatataaacatggaaaagttcgggtcactacagtcctgaattcgtaggtatgaagtttcggatgaacataactaatgttctaagaaagaaatggtaatggcatgatctgacttgttaaattaccagaaaattacggaaaagaccgaatcatcaagaaaaataattTCTTGTTATGTTTAGAGgtcaaatagaatgaaagagttatgcaatatggttcatgatgagggtatgatctgtgaacctttatcacgttccattagaaactcagcatgatttactgtaatataatcacattgatcaagtgtcattatattatactaactcatgcttcagttcccaacacttctccataatacattcataatttaaactcgacggtttcagaagtttagaaactaaaacagtttcttttatgatgtaacacagatagcgcggaaaaAAAAattcggataataatagttataaaaatatcttcagaaatatcaaagatatttataatgaaagatatgatgatatcttagaatttctaatatcgaaggatgatgaagaagatttgttcgtaaaggtttagagtcaggagcaaggtattcgttaatgacttcagcagacactgaatcatttggattctttgaagggaggtttagtctttgtgatttgtccacagctttcttcatgatttgctcaatctgttttccagttctaaattttcttattttctgagctttttcaacacactactctttattatcaaactttcgactattaaagtcgtttacagtttttgctgctttatcaacattttccaaaattcggagaactagtttcgcagtttggggtgtttttcagaaacttcacattcgaagtatgtaagtctagaagatagatattatatgtatatatatatatatatatatataactgttggcgtagaattgctgcgaaatttgaaatactgattgctaattcccggtagttggtatggcaattattgttacaagatgtggatgagtacatgatagggtttcaatgaataagtatagtgatttttcggagagacttaa
The window above is part of the Rutidosis leptorrhynchoides isolate AG116_Rl617_1_P2 chromosome 1, CSIRO_AGI_Rlap_v1, whole genome shotgun sequence genome. Proteins encoded here:
- the LOC139888147 gene encoding uncharacterized mitochondrial protein AtMg00810-like, with the translated sequence MVNVRTLLAIAIHHNWPVEQLDVNNEFLHGNNTTLMANVKSQLHDKFSIKDLDQVNYYLGIKFLRKKDGFTITQRKYALELLHIESILDEKPSDVPIDPNTKLIDEAGQILDDPTMY